In the Palaeococcus pacificus DY20341 genome, one interval contains:
- a CDS encoding YhbY family RNA-binding protein, which yields MEKRLPGKVRRAMRAKYYDISPKAWIGKKGFDEGAINEITTQLKKDGVVKVEIKKGALIATQMEREEIAAKVAELTDSELIDVRGKRFILFRPREGWEKYLKRLKLKELSKEKREEKPVKKVKLDIAQFRKKFKKGRD from the coding sequence ATGGAGAAACGCTTACCCGGAAAAGTGAGAAGGGCCATGAGGGCCAAATATTATGATATCTCCCCTAAAGCGTGGATTGGAAAGAAAGGGTTTGATGAAGGTGCTATAAATGAAATTACCACCCAGCTAAAGAAGGATGGTGTAGTAAAAGTTGAAATTAAGAAAGGAGCTCTTATTGCTACTCAAATGGAGCGTGAAGAAATAGCTGCAAAAGTAGCCGAGCTTACGGACAGCGAGCTCATAGACGTTAGGGGCAAAAGGTTTATATTGTTCCGTCCAAGAGAAGGTTGGGAAAAGTATTTAAAGAGACTTAAGCTTAAGGAACTCTCAAAGGAAAAGCGGGAAGAAAAGCCCGTTAAAAAGGTCAAGCTCGATATCGCTCAATTTAGGAAAAAATTCAAAAAAGGGAGGGATTGA
- a CDS encoding ribonuclease P protein component 4 yields MASKKFLRKKEQREKKTIARERIEILFTLAERVFPYDRGLANRYVEIALAVQQKAKIRMPRKWKRRYCKKCHSFLVPGVNARIRLRQKRMPHVVVKCLECGHIMRYPYLREKKIRRKEHRISVDSNGEEKTFKNTQSL; encoded by the coding sequence ATGGCGAGCAAGAAATTTCTCCGAAAAAAGGAACAGCGGGAAAAGAAAACCATAGCGAGGGAGCGCATTGAAATTCTCTTCACATTAGCTGAAAGAGTCTTTCCATACGACAGAGGATTAGCCAACAGATATGTTGAGATAGCTCTAGCAGTCCAGCAGAAAGCAAAGATTAGGATGCCCCGAAAGTGGAAGAGGAGGTATTGTAAGAAGTGCCATTCCTTCTTGGTTCCTGGTGTGAATGCTCGTATAAGGCTCAGACAGAAGAGAATGCCTCATGTAGTTGTTAAATGCCTCGAGTGTGGTCATATTATGCGTTATCCTTACCTTAGAGAAAAGAAGATAAGGCGGAAAGAGCACAGGATTAGTGTTGATAGCAATGGTGAAGAGAAAACCTTTAAAAACACCCAAAGTTTATAA
- a CDS encoding 50S ribosomal protein L31e, whose translation MAEERVYTIPIRKVKKIAPRWKRAPRAVKFVREFVARHTKAQEVIIGKDVNEKIWERGIEKPPSKLRVKVIIDERETEEGKIKVAEVHLA comes from the coding sequence ATGGCAGAGGAGAGAGTTTATACCATCCCTATTAGAAAAGTTAAGAAGATTGCTCCAAGGTGGAAGAGAGCTCCAAGGGCTGTCAAGTTCGTTAGAGAGTTCGTAGCAAGGCACACAAAGGCTCAAGAAGTTATCATCGGCAAGGACGTCAACGAGAAGATATGGGAGCGCGGCATTGAGAAACCACCAAGCAAGCTTCGCGTTAAGGTCATAATTGACGAGAGGGAAACAGAGGAAGGCAAGATTAAGGTTGCCGAAGTTCACCTCGCTTGA
- a CDS encoding DUF7411 family protein — MEVYHFYSGGKDSSLSAYILEKMGYDVKLITVNFGLLDSWRYAKETAERLGFKHEVVFLDKIILEKAMEMCIKDGHPNNAIQFIHERALEEIAKRENVERISDGTRRDDRVPLLDQRKTRSLEDRFKVQYIRPLLGLGYKTIRELTEKLFVVEVKESEELEKSDYEVELRHLLREKGIDPLTIFPRRHYQSRVLGWRLGEPF; from the coding sequence ATGGAGGTTTATCACTTTTACAGCGGGGGAAAGGACTCTTCCCTCTCCGCTTATATTCTCGAGAAAATGGGTTATGATGTTAAGCTCATAACAGTTAACTTTGGCCTTCTCGACTCATGGCGCTACGCTAAAGAAACTGCTGAAAGATTGGGCTTTAAGCATGAGGTAGTTTTTTTAGACAAGATAATTCTGGAGAAGGCCATGGAAATGTGCATTAAAGATGGTCACCCGAACAATGCCATCCAGTTCATTCACGAGAGGGCTTTAGAGGAAATTGCAAAACGCGAAAACGTTGAAAGAATAAGCGACGGGACGAGAAGAGACGATAGAGTCCCCCTTTTAGACCAGAGGAAGACGCGCTCGCTCGAAGATAGATTCAAAGTTCAATACATAAGGCCTCTCCTTGGTTTAGGCTACAAAACGATTAGAGAGCTTACGGAAAAGCTCTTCGTTGTTGAGGTTAAGGAGAGCGAGGAGCTTGAAAAGAGCGACTACGAAGTTGAACTCAGGCACCTTTTGAGAGAAAAAGGCATTGATCCGCTGACTATCTTTCCAAGGCGCCACTATCAGTCGAGGGTCTTGGGGTGGAGGTTAGGGGAACCTTTTTGA
- a CDS encoding 50S ribosomal protein L39e yields MARYKPLAKKLRLAKAGKQNRRIPVWVIVKTNRKVMSHPKRRYWRRTKLKE; encoded by the coding sequence ATGGCAAGGTATAAGCCACTTGCAAAGAAGCTTAGACTCGCAAAAGCTGGTAAGCAAAATAGAAGGATTCCAGTTTGGGTAATCGTTAAGACAAACAGGAAGGTTATGAGCCACCCCAAGAGGAGATACTGGAGGAGGACAAAGCTTAAGGAGTGA
- a CDS encoding DNA-binding protein, whose amino-acid sequence MAEDIEEIRKKKLLELQRRLAEQQAAQEEAARRQAEMEAQIQAILRQILTPEARERLSRVRLVRPELAQQVELILIQLYQAGQIRERIDDAKLKRILAQIEARTRREFRIKW is encoded by the coding sequence ATGGCTGAGGATATTGAGGAGATTAGGAAAAAAAAGCTTCTTGAGCTTCAAAGGCGCTTAGCGGAGCAGCAGGCGGCCCAAGAGGAAGCTGCAAGGCGGCAGGCAGAGATGGAAGCTCAAATACAGGCAATATTAAGACAAATACTCACTCCAGAAGCAAGAGAGAGGCTTTCGAGGGTTAGGCTTGTCAGGCCCGAGCTTGCTCAACAGGTGGAGCTAATCTTAATTCAGCTTTACCAGGCGGGCCAGATAAGGGAGCGCATAGACGATGCAAAGCTCAAGAGGATACTAGCCCAGATTGAGGCGAGGACGAGGAGAGAGTTTAGGATTAAGTGGTGA
- a CDS encoding 30S ribosomal protein S19e, producing MATVYDVPGDLLVEKAAQKLKEVEAIKPPEWAPFVKTGIHKERLPEQDDWWYYRVASVFRKVYVDGPVGIERLRTWYGGKKNRGHAPERFYKASGSVIRKALQQLEAAGFIKKVPGEGRVVTPQGQSFLDKVATELKKELEEVIPELKKY from the coding sequence ATGGCTACGGTTTATGATGTTCCCGGTGATTTGCTCGTTGAGAAGGCTGCACAAAAGTTGAAGGAAGTTGAGGCTATTAAGCCACCTGAGTGGGCACCATTCGTTAAGACTGGCATACACAAGGAGAGGCTTCCAGAGCAGGATGACTGGTGGTATTATAGAGTTGCTTCAGTGTTTAGGAAGGTATATGTTGATGGTCCAGTTGGCATTGAGAGGCTAAGGACTTGGTACGGAGGCAAGAAGAACAGGGGTCATGCTCCAGAGCGCTTCTACAAGGCTAGCGGAAGCGTAATAAGAAAGGCCCTTCAACAGCTCGAGGCAGCTGGGTTCATTAAGAAAGTCCCAGGGGAAGGAAGAGTAGTCACCCCACAAGGACAAAGCTTCCTTGATAAGGTTGCCACTGAGCTTAAGAAGGAGCTTGAGGAAGTTATTCCCGAGCTTAAGAAGTACTGA
- the infB gene encoding translation initiation factor IF-2 codes for MKKIRQPIIAVLGHVDHGKTTMLDRIRKTNVASKEAGGITQHIGATEVPIEVVKEIAGPLLSLWKGEIKLPGLLFIDTPGHEAFTSLRARGGSLADLAILIIDVNEGFQPQTIESIEILKKYKTPFIVAANKIDRIKGWKINENEPFLVNFKKQDQRAQQELETKLWEVIGKFYEMGFQANRFDRVQDFTKELAIVPISAKYGIGIAELLVLIAGLAQRYLEQKLKIEVEGPAKGTILEVREEIGLGTTIDVIVYDGTLRKDDTIVVGGKDEAIVTKIRALLKPKPLDEIRDPRFRFDQVDEVAAAAGIKIAAPGLDGALAGSPVIAARSEEDVEKAKQEILSQIERIKIESGEIGVIVKADTLGSLEALSKELQEKDIPIRKADVGDISKTDVMEALSIKDENEYLGVIFGFNVKVNEDAREIADARGIPIFVGNIIYKIIEDYEAWRKAEEEAKKRELLAQTKFPGVIKLFPDERYVFRRSHPAIVGIEVLEGRIKPGYPLMKQNGERVGVIKSIKSKSDFIQEAKRGDQVAIAIEGPIVGRHIHPGEMLYVDLSRDDVMRLVKELRNELDETDIRALKEIAKVKKQKDPFWATL; via the coding sequence ATGAAAAAGATTAGGCAACCAATTATAGCGGTTCTTGGTCATGTAGATCACGGAAAGACTACAATGCTCGATAGAATCCGTAAAACAAATGTTGCGAGCAAAGAAGCAGGAGGAATAACCCAGCACATCGGAGCCACGGAAGTCCCGATTGAAGTGGTTAAGGAAATTGCAGGCCCCCTTTTAAGCCTTTGGAAAGGTGAGATTAAGCTTCCAGGCTTGCTCTTTATAGATACTCCGGGACACGAGGCCTTCACGAGCCTTAGGGCGAGAGGAGGTAGCTTAGCCGATTTAGCAATCCTAATCATCGATGTAAATGAGGGCTTCCAGCCCCAGACGATAGAGAGCATAGAGATTTTGAAGAAGTACAAAACACCCTTCATAGTTGCGGCAAACAAAATTGACAGGATTAAAGGATGGAAAATCAACGAGAATGAGCCTTTCCTTGTGAACTTCAAGAAGCAAGACCAGAGGGCCCAGCAGGAGCTCGAGACAAAGCTTTGGGAGGTCATTGGAAAGTTCTATGAAATGGGCTTCCAAGCCAACCGCTTTGACAGAGTGCAGGACTTTACAAAAGAGCTTGCAATAGTACCGATTTCTGCTAAATATGGTATTGGAATTGCGGAGCTCCTCGTTTTAATAGCGGGACTGGCTCAGAGGTATTTAGAGCAGAAGCTCAAGATTGAGGTTGAAGGACCTGCAAAAGGTACAATACTTGAGGTTAGGGAAGAGATAGGCCTCGGAACTACAATAGATGTTATAGTCTATGACGGAACCCTCAGAAAAGACGACACCATAGTGGTTGGGGGCAAGGATGAGGCAATAGTTACAAAAATTAGGGCTTTGCTAAAGCCCAAGCCTCTGGATGAGATTAGAGACCCGAGGTTTAGGTTCGATCAAGTAGATGAAGTTGCTGCTGCTGCGGGTATTAAGATAGCTGCTCCCGGGTTGGATGGTGCTTTGGCTGGCTCACCTGTGATAGCGGCAAGGAGCGAAGAAGATGTAGAGAAGGCTAAGCAGGAGATTTTGAGCCAAATAGAGCGCATAAAAATCGAGAGCGGTGAGATAGGCGTTATAGTCAAAGCCGACACTTTGGGAAGCCTTGAAGCCTTAAGCAAGGAGCTTCAAGAGAAGGACATACCAATAAGAAAGGCAGACGTTGGGGATATAAGCAAGACGGATGTCATGGAAGCTCTGAGCATAAAAGACGAGAATGAGTATCTCGGAGTTATCTTTGGTTTCAACGTCAAGGTGAATGAGGACGCAAGGGAGATAGCTGATGCTAGGGGCATTCCAATATTCGTAGGCAACATCATCTATAAGATTATAGAGGACTATGAAGCTTGGCGCAAAGCGGAAGAAGAGGCTAAAAAGAGGGAGCTCTTGGCTCAAACAAAGTTCCCTGGTGTTATAAAGCTTTTCCCAGATGAGCGCTACGTCTTTAGGAGAAGCCACCCCGCGATAGTTGGCATCGAGGTTTTAGAGGGCCGCATAAAGCCAGGCTATCCATTAATGAAGCAGAACGGCGAGAGAGTTGGGGTTATTAAGTCAATAAAGTCAAAGAGCGACTTCATACAAGAGGCAAAGAGGGGCGATCAAGTCGCAATAGCTATAGAAGGCCCAATAGTCGGAAGACACATCCATCCCGGTGAAATGCTCTATGTTGACCTTTCGAGAGATGATGTGATGAGACTTGTCAAAGAGCTCAGGAACGAGCTCGATGAGACAGATATAAGGGCGCTTAAGGAGATTGCGAAGGTTAAGAAGCAAAAAGATCCATTCTGGGCCACCCTTTAA